From one Leishmania panamensis strain MHOM/PA/94/PSC-1 chromosome 11 sequence genomic stretch:
- the ABCA4 gene encoding ABC transporter, putative (TriTrypDB/GeneDB-style sysID: LpmP.11.1200~partially sequenced multicopy gene): MGRLPSAAAPPESSFSPATGTSDSDVNECSRRNIGVATADVRKDERPCLASAERSSNLSGLSPREGPTSREGGKSNPLQGISAEYVSSCDSKLGLESSYCGYNYTGSCSSTFESGVSLKPCSTAAYHRSSTSVFRPLSDRTTSGVDQLLEMVARSATQLYRRPLGLVLEIVVPLLFIATTIALWGIWGDIPHPEASFVSPPKTTVGMLPAPETIGACWNEKAYADHIGSLPPCSTVSYPYTCDGDMTATPFPPESICRNDTVPFVDMTLAYLTSLVGHLSRVPSLDTIITFQMLAQMQLKPLTELGAMAVSNLHPVMSFNAIIASGKVYIVGQLNFTRKLIEHMNAESSLFSFFNDGNVYASVDEVWSAVPAGSMVWAIVELRSSSAQGLDMVLHMNNSALPSLGTTDDLTYPGGVLNDTAEVYIASGFLTLQQTVTEFYLSYYGLYTTSQAQFLASFPHPEYFRTPLLTRSRELLSFVFGVAF, from the coding sequence ATGGGGCGCCTtccctctgctgcggcgcctccGGAAAGCTCATTTAGCCCCGCTACTGGCACCTCCGACAGCGACGTCAATGAGTGCTCGCGTCGAAATATTGGCGTTGCCACCGCTGATGTGCGAAAAGATGAGCGCCCTTGTCTGGCGTCGGCAGAAAGGTCCTCGAACTTGAGCGGCTTGTCCCCGCGGGAGGGGCCCACgagcagggaggggggcaaaaGTAACCCACTGCAGGGGATATCGGCGGAGTATGTGTCGTCGTGCGACTCGAAATTGGGACTCGAATCATCTTACTGCGGGTATAACTATACTGGAAGTTGCTCGAGCACCTTCGAGAGCGGAGTTTCCTTGAAGCCATGCTCAACCGCTGCGTACCaccgctcctccacctcggtCTTCCGCCCATTGTCTGATCGCACCACCAGCGGGGTTGACCAACTCCTCGAAATGGTGGCTCGGTCTGCCACTCAGCTGTACCGTCGGCCGCTCGGGCTCGTATTGGAGATTGTCGTTCCACTCCTGTTTATCGCCACCACGATTGCCTTGTGGGGCATCTGGGGTGATATACCACACCCAGAGGCCTCCTTTGTTTCTCCACCAAAGACGACGGTGGGCATGCTGCCAGCACCCGAGACGATAGGTGCGTGTTGGAATGAGAAGGCGTACGCGGACCACATCGGCTCGCTTCCACCCTGCTCCACGGTCAGCTACCCGTACACGTGTGATGGGGACATGACCGCCACGCCGTTTCCGCCCGAGTCTATCTGCCGCAACGACACGGTTCCCTTCGTGGATATGACGTTGGCCTACTTAACCTCGCTTGTGGGCCACCTCAGTCGAGTGCCGTCGCTGGACACCATCATCACGTTTCAGATGCTTGCCCAGATGCAGCTCAAGCCGCTGACTGAGCTTGGCGCAATGGCGGTCAGCAACCTGCACCCTGTTATGTCCTTTAACGCTATCATCGCATCCGGTAAAGTGTATATCGTTGGTCAGCTCAACTTCACGAGGAAGCTCATCGAGCACATGAACGCCGagtcttctcttttctcgttcTTCAACGATGGCAATGTCTACGCCTCAGTGGATGAGGTGTGGAGCGCAGTTCCGGCTGGCTCGATGGTATGGGCGATCGTGGAGCTCCGTTCCTCCAGTGCGCAGGGACTCGATATGGTGCTGCACATGAACAACTCGGCTTTGCCGTCGCTGGGCACCACGGATGATCTGACGTACCCCGGTGGCGTACTCAATGACACAGCGGAGGTGTACATCGCCTCCGGCTTTCTCACCCTGCAGCAGACCGTGACAGAGTTCTACCTCTCCTACTACGGCCTGTACACGACTTCTCAGGCACAGTTCTTGGCCTCCTTCCCACACCCGGAGTACTTCCGCACGCCACTGTTGACGAGGTCACGGGAACTCCTTTCCTTTGTGTTCGGCGTGGCCTTT